From Diceros bicornis minor isolate mBicDic1 chromosome 8, mDicBic1.mat.cur, whole genome shotgun sequence, a single genomic window includes:
- the TMEM271 gene encoding transmembrane protein 271, translating to MKWSVRGACAALSSCLLLACALSAAAVGLKCFSLGSELRGEPFRLGAAAGAFYSGLLLAAGLSLLGAALLCCGPREAPLAGPGPGPGLGVPAAPAGAPEAAPGEPGAAAGPSGPVNSQNLLLLGVLVFMLGVLSAFAGAVIDGDTVSLVERKYSHYCLPPRAPAAAPGPGAAAPGPAPGAPRARSTLDSATSAKCRQLKDYQRGLVLSTVFNSLECLLGLLSLLLVKNYKSSQARRGRRGRRRGGRALARPRSGPGLRAQPLASRARRGRRGRRGRRLQQRPSEASILSPEESDFAAPGDCAGFSAHHAVSYINVGGFHAFDEAGVEVCCGGHPSVELPGYAPSDPDLNASYPYCCRPPCEAVRPWEPSRAC from the coding sequence ATGAAGTGGAGCGTCCGCGGGGCCTGCGCCGCgctctcctcctgcctcctgctcgCCTGTGCGCTCAGCGCCGCCGCCGTCGGCCTCAAGTGCTTCTCGCTGGGCTCGGAGCTGCGCGGGGAGCCGTTCCGGCTGGGGGCGGCCGCCGGCGCCTTCTACTCGGGGCTGCTGCTGGCCGCCGGCCTCTCGCTGCTCGGCGCCGCCCTGCTCTGTTGCGGGCCCCGGGAAGCGCCGCtcgcggggccggggccgggcccGGGGCTCGGGGTCCCCGCGGCCCCGGCAGGGGCTCCAGAGGCCGCGCCGGGCGAGCCGGGGGCCGCAGCCGGGCCCTCAGGGCCGGTGAACAGCCAGAACCTGCTCCTGCTCGGCGTCCTCGTCTTCATGCTCGGGGTCCTCAGCGCATTTGCGGGCGCCGTGATCGACGGCGACACCGTGTCCCTAGTGGAACGCAAGTACTCCCACTACTGCCTGCCCCCGCGCGCGCCGGCCGCGGCCCCCGGCCCCGGGGCCGCCGCTCCGGGCCCGGCCCCCGGCGCGCCGCGCGCGCGCAGCACCCTGGACAGCGCCACGTCCGCCAAGTGCCGCCAGCTGAAGGACTACCAGCGTGGCCTGGTGCTTTCCACCGTCTTCAACTCGCTCGAGTGCCTCCTGGGCCTGCTCAGCCTCCTCCTGGTCAAGAACTACAAGTCGTCGCAGGCCCGGCGCGGCCGGCGCGGCCGGCGGAGGGGAGGCCGGGCCCTGGCGCGGCCCCGCAGCGGCCCCGGGCTCCGCGCGCAGCCGCTAGCCTCCCGGGCACGGCGCGGCCGGCGGggccggcgggggcggcggcTGCAGCAGCGGCCGAGCGAGGCTTCCATCCTGTCCCCCGAGGAATCGGACTTCGCCGCCCCGGGGGACTGCGCGGGCTTCTCGGCGCACCACGCCGTTTCCTACATCAACGTGGGCGGCTTCCACGCGTTCGACGAGGCGGGTGTGGAGGTGTGCTGCGGGGGGCACCCGTCGGTGGAGCTGCCGGGGTACGCCCCCTCGGACCCCGACCTCAACGCCTCCTACCCCTACTGCTGCCGGCCGCCCTGCGAGGCCGTGCGCCCCTGGGAGCCAAGCCGGGCCTGCTGA